One genomic window of Arachis hypogaea cultivar Tifrunner chromosome 8, arahy.Tifrunner.gnm2.J5K5, whole genome shotgun sequence includes the following:
- the LOC112707331 gene encoding calcium-binding protein KRP1-like: MELDHGMDFEDYFPYMISSLGAEGFIGELCNGFSLLMDANKGLITFESLKMNCCLLGLEVRDDELLCMLMEGDLDGDGALNQMEFCILMFRISPCLMDDGDSPKFLPQNVDPMLM, translated from the coding sequence ATGGAATTAGACCATGGTATGGACTTTGAGGACTACTTTCCATACATGATCTCGAGCCTCGGCGCAGAAGGCTTCATCGGCGAGCTCTGCAATGGATTCAGTCTGCTTATGGACGCGAACAAGGGGTTGATCACGTTTGAGAGCTTGAAGATGAATTGTTGCTTACTAGGTTTGGAGGTGAGGGATGATGAGCTGTTGTGCATGTTAATGGAAGGTGATTTGGATGGAGATGGTGCCCTAAACCAAATGGAGTTTTGCATTCTCATGTTTAGGATTAGTCCATGCTTGATGGACGATGGAGATTCACCTAAATTCTTGCCTCAAAATGTTGATCCCATGTTAATGTAG